DNA from Rosa rugosa chromosome 6, drRosRugo1.1, whole genome shotgun sequence:
CCTACTTAATCATCTTCTTCCTAATGTAATTAATAGCCACATTGTTTGCTGAGCATTATCGAGAGGTATGTCAAGACTCTGTCTGTAGACTAATCAATCAAGCATGTTTCAAAAAATTTCCCTACGCTTATTCTTTGATAATTAGGAATACACAAAGTTTAGAATTCTTTTGTGCATTTTCCAACCACCATCAATGAAATGTTTAGTCAAGACCATGTAATTGATGTTTTGAACCGATGTCAACATATCAGTTGTTAAACACACACAGTGGCTAGCTAGCTGctgcctaattttttttttcttttcttcatcaaacaTCCTCAAAAACGATTTCACAACCACTCATGGAGAATAAACCTAGGACATGCAACACTACAAACTTAAACCAGTCCCTCTCGATGTGACTATTAGGCAGCTCATCTATAACTATCATTTCTACAACAACTTTCAAGAAAGTTTCTTGGATCCATGCCCTCATCACTAAAGAAGGCTCGTCAAGGTTCCCATCACAGGTGAACACTTGCTGATACTTTTTTAAATCAATCAATCTTAGGTACATTTTGTAAACTATTTCTATATCCTCTTAAGGCTACTAATAGCATTGTTATACGAATCACAAGCAAGGTCTTGAGGGTTGTACATTTTGTGCATTTTGACTACCAACTAGGACCTTCTTTCCATCCAGTCTCAAAGATTAACTTGTCGATGTTCTCGAAGTGCTCCCATACTCATTATCATTCTTTTGATGATGTTGATGAAATACTTGTCTTCTTTTCAGCCATCAACCTTTTGCCCTTCTTTGAATGGTTTTGGTGCTCGTTTGTAAGTCATGgtagatggagatggagattaATTTTGTGTTGATGTTGCATGCACATTTAAAGTTAAGAGATAGGGGTTTTTGATGTTGTAGGAGAGGAATCCATGAGAAAAGTAGAGATTGAGAATGAAGTTGAATTGGAGATGAAATTGATTGAGATGAGAAGTAGAGATGGATACATGAGATTATGAGTAGTGTGAGGAGACAATTGATTGAAACATTGGATGCTAATTTGATTAAGGTGGGTAGGGACCatgatttttgaaattttgaggAAGAACTTGAGAAAAAGTAGtcagaaattgaaaaaataatgaGATAGATTGAAGTGAGGTGAGATATGAAGTTGATTTACGGTTATTTAGCGCTAATTTTGATTGAAGATTGACTATGGTCAAGTCTATACTAGTTGTATAGACTTGTCCAAACAACCAATACAATTGATAGATATACCTAAGACTAAAAATGATAGAATCAGCCCTGGATTTCATCCTGAAATCTGaagtggccctgtggggcccaccttaggagaaATTATATCAAAAAACTTCTCCTAAAAGTGAACTATCTAAAACCTGCAAAAACGAACTTAACACTCCTGGTAGCATCGATCCATTCACAATCCCTAGAGCCTACCTGCTCCCCATGATATATACCACACCCAAACTCAAATATAAAAGAGGTTTACAGCACGTCTGAACTCaattatacatatacatatcataATACACATTGCAACCCTTCAGAAGtcaatcacacacacacacacacacagggtCCTTCTAGTGAGGTATTCTCTTTTTTAGGCCATTTTAAGAGATCGCTTATTAGacctacttttcgatcacatatcaacatctcaaccattcaatttttaggtctatatgagtagattaTATCTGCAAATTTTtctccaaattgataatcgttaaggcattacAATTgagatttacaattataaacatgaacggttcaggtagGACAAATTCGGTTCGtctattgatttaatctagttcaataccttaacgtactatcatcaatttggctgaaaattgcagaagtgatctatacattaggacctaaaaactgaacggttgagatgccgaaatgcgatcgaaaagtggatcCCACAAGGGATCCATTGAACTGACCAAAGAAAggaatcccttagtggaagagccttatatatatatatgtgtgtgtgtgtgtgtgtgtgtgtgtgtgtgtgtgtgtgtgtgtgtgtcataaCACACAATCATAGTATACGTATCTCAAATCAACGATCTTAACCGCCACCAGTTCATCCCTTTTCTTCTAGTGCCACAACTATACTATCGGCCACCAGTCCATCCCCTCTCTTTTGGTGCCACAACTACAATATCGGCCATCAGTCCATCCTCTCTTTCTGGTGCCTCATCTCCAGTCATGACTAGTAAAGGTAACTCTAGGTATGGGGTATAAcagaaaacaattaaaaaaataaatcgaGACCAACCGAATATATGAAGTATTAGTTTagtttgaaatttaaatttacCAAACTGAACCGTTAATCTCAAATCAGTTTAAGCACAGTTTCTCATTATTTTCTCAATTTCTGACTACTTTTAGAGTTATTTAGCGCTAATTTTTGAGTGAAGATTGGCTATGGTTAAGTTATACTAATTGTATAGGTTGGTCCAAACAGTCAACAAACAATCGACAGATATACATTAGACTGAAAACAATTCTTTGTttcaaaatatataaaaaaaaaaatctacggTTCGGTTTGAAATTTGCACTTTAGAAACGGGACTGAACCGTCAATCTCGCTCTCTCATGTCAAAACCCCCGGGCCTTTCTACCATCTTTATATTCTGAAGTGCAAAGTACCCAAGCATTTGGTTTCCAAAGTGATCTCATCAAGGCCAAAAGATCAAGTATGCCAAACACTAGGCTACAAGATCTAGGCTTATCCAATTAAAAACGTCAATATTTAACTTTTGGTCTTATTAACCAAAAGGCTTCGAATTTCAGAATTTCAAAAGCAGAGGTTGAGAAGCACATGCAAGCTGTAAAGCCTTGACATATGGAAGTGGAATATAGTTATGCTGCTAAAAGCTAAAGACAGTtcttttttagggttttttttttttcgagtttGAAACCAAATTTGGAGAAGCTTTTCGAGGGTTTTTGATGATTCAAATTCAACTTGTCTGTACTTTTCTGGGTTTATTCACTCCAAATGGGAAACAAACAGCAAGAAAATAAGGAATTGTCGTCACTGAAGAGATTGTTGGGCTGCAGCTGAGTGCAGCTAGCTTGGTGTTTGTGCAGTCCTTTTCATTCTGCCCCGGAAAATGCGTGATTGACAGACAGTTGAGTTACTAAAATAGTAAAGCCTTTCAAGAAAAGAGTTTTATGATCAAGTTCAGTTTGAATAGATGACTAGAGCATAAgatttgtttaattgtttacATGTGTTTGAATCGATTCTAATATGTGTATTACCAATTAACATTGTGACTCCGCATACCCTAGCCCTTGGAATTATGATATGGGTAGAATTCTGATGTGTTTGATATATTTAATGAAAATgtgggtttgggttatggtggtttCTGCTGCATGGTTGCTGAGGCACTATATGTGTGTTCCATATAAGTGGTTGCTGCGTggtcacatatatatacatggttACTGCATGCTCTTCTTCTATTCATCAGCTCGTAACTATTTTAGCGTAACACTAACTTTGAGTACTTTACTTCATTTTGTTTTCAgagaggttttgatttttgtcTCCTTCTATTTTCTTgggctttcttttcttttattaataaaataaaattcagTAAATTCCCATTCTCAGTTTTAAAATTTATCGTTTGCAGACTCGTATTAATTGTATTAAAAGGACCGAATACTAGTTTTAAAGTATAAAATGGTATGACGGAATTGAGACGAAGAAAAGCAGTTGTGAAAATGACTGGTACTGTTAAAATATCTTGAATGATCAAACTGGGGATAAAGATATGAAAAGTAAAACTAAGCAGATGCATGTGATGGTGAAAGATTAAAGACGAGATTGCACGACCAATTTCATGATGGAAAAACAAAGCAACAGTGTGATGCTGTAAGCCAGTCAAACAAGAAGATCAAAAGAAGACTGAAGTGGAAATTTCCAATTATATTCGGGGTAGAATTATTCTACCTCGTCGACCTATTGTCAAACTCATCTAGAAGCAAAACATACATTCAAATAATCAAACATGCAAAATATGATTCCAAAATTATAAGTACATATAACCAAATTTTCAGGTTTGTGATGGCTTTCAATTGCGTTCTATAGACTAATAGCCTTACATGATTTCGGTTTAGAGACTTTTAATGCTGACGAAATAGGTGTAAAGACAAAAATCCTACAACGAATCAAAAGGACCctgtacaaaataatatattttcaatttctttcatCTACAAGGAGACTAACGATGAAATTGATTTTGTTCAAAAGTACTTCATTTCAAATTGCTTCAGGTTTAAGGTGAGACAattcaaagtttttttttttgacatataTCAAAAGTCATCACCTTTAATCAAGTATTTACCGAATCTGATACGTTTGTCGAGCATTTTGTTAACTTAGGTGAAAATTATTCTCAAAATTGTTCTTCCATTGTATTTGATTCTTCCTTGTATAGATGGTCtttctctttaatttatttaattttctataaataacGCTTTTCTTCTGCTAACAACTGTTCGATCAATTACTATTTAAATGAAAGATGAATTGTGACCTGCAACGCTATAATATGATTTAGTAATTTTTGGGGGTGCAATGATATGTGTAACCAACTCAATAAAATATTGGAAATTTAAAAACTGGAAGATAGGCTGTTAAATATGAACCATAGGACCTGTTTCTGTCATATCTGTGGTTACCAACCATGCTAATCTGGAAGCCCGTGATGCTATTTGGCATTTGGCTAAAATATGGCAGCAGGATGCCACTGAATACTTGCAGCTACTTCCAACTTGCATAATACATATCTCTTAATATGGATCCATCATAACTTGTGTCACAAGAAACTACATTACATGTAAAGATCAGAGACAAGGCAACACTTATTTTTTGTCCCCTAGTTTCTAGTATGACCTGTTTGGAACTGTTTATGTGCGTATTTTCAAAGCAAAGGAATAAATTATGCATCTCACCTGGAAACGTTTCTTGAATTACCAATCACGCCCTTGAGTGTGAAACAGATATCAAAATCTCAGAAATGGGAAGAATAAAAATGGTAGCATTCTGCATTAAACACGGTTCAAGTTCCTGCTTTTGCTCAATTGTTTACACTACCAAACAGGGATATACATTTAGAGCTCAGACCTGAAGATAATCCTTTTGAATACACACACTTATCACAATGAGAGAAAAGAGCTTTCAGAAACAAAGACTTAAAGTGCAAACTAATACTACCAAGAAGCAGATTCCATGTAAATTTTTAGAAGCAGACTCGAAGTACagaattaaaacacaaaacattaTATTTAGCAGAGGCCTCACATGTACCCCTGCTGCAATTTTTGCATATGAACGACAGACACTTCAAAACCTGCATATGAAGCAAGGTTTTCATTGTTAGTTTCAACACCTGCACATATTAGAACAACCCACAAGACAGTCGCAGCAGCACACACATTGTTATAGAATCCCTTCAGAATCAATATTCTAAAATCTTATAAAAGATTATCCTCATATGCTGACGCCAAAGTACAAAAATCAAATCGATATCCAATGATGGAAATTCAATCATCTTAATGTTATTATCATCAATGAAGCATTATATCATTTACATCAATAATAGATGACAATGATGAAAAATAAAACCTCTTGGGGGCACATCAGCAATGTACCCTTGATTGTCATATATGATAATTGACAACACATTAACAAATTAATGAATACACAGATGATCAGGTAACAAAATCAAGAATAAATGAGACACCAACAAATCTACATCAATGTATAATTTGCAAGCCAGAAAGCTTACAGGTCCTTCATTCTATTCACTTGAATCAAATTTATGCAGCAAACTGGATATCATCGGCTACCACCACTTGCATGCGAAATGGCACCATCTCTTTTTGAACAAATAAATGACCTCTGTCCAAATGACTGATTTCGAATCAAATGAGGGACTTCTCTCCCATTACTAGGAGTAGACTGATTACTCCCTCGGCTAAAGTATCTTGCACTGCCAAATCTAGAAACCCGATTTGCTGGTTTTGAATTGGGCTCGTGTCCATCTGCCTTACCCCGAAATTCAGACTCTTCATCAGTACCGGCCATAAGCTCCATCAAATTGCTACTAAACCCCAAATCAGAATAAACCCTCCGCGAATTCCTCATAGCTTGCCTAGCCAACTTAGCTTCCATGCCTTCAAAATTCTCTTCTCCGAATCCATATggcttcaaattcaaattcaaattcatctGTGAAGCCCTTGATTCAACAGGTTGCCCCATGGTCTCTACCATTGTACATGGATTGTTAAAATTATTCCATGAATGCAGAGGAACCAACTTACTCAACCCGGTAAGCCAAACCACAACCTCCTTCATCGATGGCCTTCGTTCCCTACAGGACCTCACACACTTGGCCGCAATGACAGCAAGCTGCTTCCTCACAACAGGCTCTTTAGGAGGCACAATCCTAGGATCATAAACAGTAATCAACTTCCCTCTCTTTATAAGAGGAATAGCCCAATCCACGATTGAAGGTGGCGAAAACCCAACATCAATAGCCTTCCTACCACTTATAATCTCCAACAACAAAATCCCAAAACTAAACACATCAGTTTTAGTACTCAAATTATCCGGGGTAACATAGCAAGGGTCCAAGTACCCCATAGTCCCGGCCGGCGGGGTCGACCGGAGCTTATAGTCATCCAAATGGCACCTTAGAGCCAACCCAAAATCGCCCAATCGGGCATTGTAACTACGGTCAATAAGAACATTCGCAGACTTAATATCTCTATGAATTACAGGTGGGCTTGACGAGTGTAAAATGTCAATTGCCTTAGCAGTTTGCAAAGCTAATCTAATTCTTCTTCCCCAACTGGGAGGCTTATTATTAGCATTAGAAGAATGTAAAACATCATAGAGAGTACCGTTGCTCATGAACTCCACCACCAAAAGCCTATCTCTCGTGTCGTTGGAGAAGCCAAGAAGGTTCACCAATCTTGGGCTCTGAATCTTCGACAAGATCTCGATCTCGTTGTCGACCTCGTTGGTGGCTTCAGGCCCAGAAATCGAAGTGGGTCTGGGAATTTTGCTGTGAGCTCTGGAGGGTCTCTTGACGGCAACAAGACGGCCAC
Protein-coding regions in this window:
- the LOC133717575 gene encoding serine/threonine-protein kinase-like protein At3g51990, with protein sequence MGYLSCRAESAVSVSNSQTPSDSHEKPIKIQHFDYSDLVAATNGFSDQKLLGKGSHGYVYKAVLRGRLVAVKRPSRAHSKIPRPTSISGPEATNEVDNEIEILSKIQSPRLVNLLGFSNDTRDRLLVVEFMSNGTLYDVLHSSNANNKPPSWGRRIRLALQTAKAIDILHSSSPPVIHRDIKSANVLIDRSYNARLGDFGLALRCHLDDYKLRSTPPAGTMGYLDPCYVTPDNLSTKTDVFSFGILLLEIISGRKAIDVGFSPPSIVDWAIPLIKRGKLITVYDPRIVPPKEPVVRKQLAVIAAKCVRSCRERRPSMKEVVVWLTGLSKLVPLHSWNNFNNPCTMVETMGQPVESRASQMNLNLNLKPYGFGEENFEGMEAKLARQAMRNSRRVYSDLGFSSNLMELMAGTDEESEFRGKADGHEPNSKPANRVSRFGSARYFSRGSNQSTPSNGREVPHLIRNQSFGQRSFICSKRDGAISHASGGSR